GCGTGGAGCATCTCGGCGGCCGAGGAAGACGAGCTGCTCGGCAGCCCTCCTGACTGGACCAAGTACGCCTCCTGGCACCTCGGCCAGGACCAAGCCGCCACCAAAGACACCAAGGCCCGATGGCGGTACCCGTTCGGCAAGATGACCGGAGGCAAGGCCGAGCTCTACCGCTCCGCGCTCCGCGCCATCGCCTCTCGCGCCAGCCAGCAGGGCGACGACACGATCTCAACGGCCGCGAGCGACCTCCTGGACGACCTCGACGCGAAGAAGGCCCCCGCCGCCCGCGCGACCGCTCGCCACTGGTACCGCTTCCTCGCCCAGGCCGATCCCGCCGTCGCCGAGCTGCTGATCTACGACGAGATCGGCAGCGGGTTCTGGAGCGAGGGCGTCACGGCCAAGCAGTTCGTGACCGACCTTCAGGCGCTGCCCGAGGCGGTGAAGACGATCCGCGTCCGTGTCAACAGCCCCGGCGGGAATGTCTTCGACGCGATCGCGATCGCCAACGCCCTGCGCGCGCAGAGCCGCGACAAGCAGCGCGTGGTCGAGATGACGGTCGAGGGGCTGGCGGCCAGTGCGGCCACGATCGTGACGAGCGCGGGCGACACCATCCGCATCTCCGACAACGCGCTGATGATGATCCACAACCCGATCGGCCTGGTGTGGGGACCGGCGGACGAGATGCGGAAGACGGCCGGGGTCCTGGACCAGGTGCGCGACGCGATCGTGGCCACCTACCGCTGGGTGTCGCCGTTGAGCGTCGAGGCGATCTCGGAGCTGATGGATCAGACGTTCTGGATGAGCGCGGAGGAGGCCGTCGCCAACGGCTTCGCCACCGAGATCGTCCAGGGCGTGAAGGCGACGGCCTCCCTCCGACCCGAGGCACTCCGACCGCTCGGCGAGATCCCCGAGCGGCACCGCGCGAGACTCGAGCCGCTGCTGAAAAGGGTTTCCCATCCCCGCACGCCGCGCACCCCCGCACCGCGCATCGCCGCCGACGCCCGGGACATCCTGCGCGAGTGCGCCGGGTTCCCCGAGCTGGCCGAGGAGCTCGTCGGGGCGGGCGCCACGCTCGAGGATGTCCGGGCTCGCCTCCAGCAGGCGAAGGAGATCCGCGGCCTCTGTGCCACGGCGAAGTTCCCCGAGCTGGCCGAGGGCTACATCGCCGCCAAGGCTCCGGCCGCCGTCGTCCGGGCGCACCTGACCACGCTCGGCGCCAAGTTCGATCGGATCGAGATCGACGCGCATCTCCAGCCCGATGCCGGGGCCGCGCGCCCTGGTCCACGGATCAACGTTGTCGAGATCTACCGGACGTTGAACACGCGCCCCGCTCTGAAAGGAGCCTGAGCTATGAAGCGATTCGCCCGCTGGAGTGATTCGACGGCGCCGGCCCTGGCCGTCTTGGCGGCTCTTCTCGCCCGCGTCGATATCGCGACCAAGCCCCTGTGGGCACGCCTCCAGCGTGTGCGCGAGGTCCGGTCGGCGGGCCTGGCGTGGCTGGACGCCTGGCGCGTGGCGGGGATGCCGGCCATCGCCGGCGGCGCCTCCCTCACGGAGGGCCAGCATGCCGGCGAATTCCTGCTCGGCGAGCGGAGCGCCGACACCCGCGAGACGGTGACGGTGCTCTCGGGTCAGAACCTGAAGGCCGGCGCCGTCGTGGGCCGCGTGAACAAGGGCGTGGGGCGCGTCTCGACCCCGACCGTGGTCGGCACCGGCAACGGCACCGCGACGCTGGTCTTCGCCGGCCCTGAAGTGGAGCTCGGCAACTACGTCCTGACCTGCATCACCGCCGTCGCGAACGGCGGCGTCTTCTCGCTGGTGGCGCCGAGCGGCAAGGCGCTCCCGAATCTCACGCTGACGGTGGGCGCTGGCGCGACCACGGCCTACACGAGTCGGCATATCAACTTCTCGATCACCGACGGCTCGACCGACTTCGCGGTGAACGACGCCTTCACCTTCATCGTCAGCACGACCGCGCCGATCGTGATCGGCACCGGCAACGGCACGATCTCCGGGCTGTCACTCGGGCCGGACGCAAAGACGGGGACCTACCGCGTGGAGAACATCGCGGCCGTCGTGAACGGTGGCGAGTTCAAGGTCATCTCGCCCGATGGGGACATGATCGCCAACGGCTTCATCGTCGCCGGCGCCGGCGGGACATGGGTGCTCGCGAACCAGCGGCAGCTGAACCTGACCGTCACCGACGGCGCGACCGACTTCGCGGTGGCGGACGCCTTCAACGTGTGCGTGTTCAACCAGGCGCCGGCGCTGGCGCCCGGCAAGGTCGTCGCCTGGGACCCGACTACCTTCGACGGCCGCGATGACGTGGCGGGGATTCTCTACGACAACGTCGACGCTTCGGCCGCCGACAAGACGGGCGTGATCGTCAGCCGATTCGCCGAAGTCATGAAGGGCTCGCTGATCTGGGGTGCGGCGATCACCGCGTCGCAGAAGGAATCGGCCTATCTGGACCTCGCCAAGCGCGGGGTGATCGCGCTGTGAGACGTGTCGACCTGACCGGTTGTCGCTTCGGGCGCTGGATGGTCCTGGAGCGCGCGGAGGACAACCGGTGGGTCTGTCAGTGTGACTGCGGGACGGTGCGCCCCATCAGTAATAGCAACCTGAGGAGCGGGGCATGTCTGAGCTGCGGGTGTCTGAGATCTGAGCTTTTGAGTGCGCGAAACCGGGTCCTCTCGGTGACACATGGGCTGACGGACTCGGCCGAATATCGGGCATGGGCCTCCGCCAAGAGTCGTTGCGAGAACACGAATCACCAGTCTTACGCCTGGTACGGTGCCCGCGGCATCACGATGTGTGCTCGGTGGCGCGACAGCTTCGAGGCGTTTCTCGCCGACATGGGACCGCGCCCGTCTCCACAGCACACCCTGGATCGCATCGACAACGATGGGAATTACGAGTGCGGGTACGGTCCAGCGTTCGGCCCGGGTAATTGCCGCTGGGC
This genomic stretch from Candidatus Methylomirabilota bacterium harbors:
- a CDS encoding head maturation protease, ClpP-related, whose translation is MANELYAAGEEHARALIQSGDVDETSAWSISAAEEDELLGSPPDWTKYASWHLGQDQAATKDTKARWRYPFGKMTGGKAELYRSALRAIASRASQQGDDTISTAASDLLDDLDAKKAPAARATARHWYRFLAQADPAVAELLIYDEIGSGFWSEGVTAKQFVTDLQALPEAVKTIRVRVNSPGGNVFDAIAIANALRAQSRDKQRVVEMTVEGLAASAATIVTSAGDTIRISDNALMMIHNPIGLVWGPADEMRKTAGVLDQVRDAIVATYRWVSPLSVEAISELMDQTFWMSAEEAVANGFATEIVQGVKATASLRPEALRPLGEIPERHRARLEPLLKRVSHPRTPRTPAPRIAADARDILRECAGFPELAEELVGAGATLEDVRARLQQAKEIRGLCATAKFPELAEGYIAAKAPAAVVRAHLTTLGAKFDRIEIDAHLQPDAGAARPGPRINVVEIYRTLNTRPALKGA
- a CDS encoding head decoration protein; amino-acid sequence: MKRFARWSDSTAPALAVLAALLARVDIATKPLWARLQRVREVRSAGLAWLDAWRVAGMPAIAGGASLTEGQHAGEFLLGERSADTRETVTVLSGQNLKAGAVVGRVNKGVGRVSTPTVVGTGNGTATLVFAGPEVELGNYVLTCITAVANGGVFSLVAPSGKALPNLTLTVGAGATTAYTSRHINFSITDGSTDFAVNDAFTFIVSTTAPIVIGTGNGTISGLSLGPDAKTGTYRVENIAAVVNGGEFKVISPDGDMIANGFIVAGAGGTWVLANQRQLNLTVTDGATDFAVADAFNVCVFNQAPALAPGKVVAWDPTTFDGRDDVAGILYDNVDASAADKTGVIVSRFAEVMKGSLIWGAAITASQKESAYLDLAKRGVIAL